GGGGCTCGGCATCGACGTCAACGAGGAGAAGGTGCGCGAGATGGCGAAGACGGGGCATCGCTGGCGCAACCCGGTGTGGCGTCACGCCGACGGCAGCGTCGCCGAGTGGTGATGAGGGAGTGAGAGGAGGTGCGTTGCGCGGCGCGGATGCCGCGCAACGGCTTCGAGACGGCCGCCCGACAGGCGGCCGCTTTCGCATCTGGGCCATGCGACGCGCGGGCGCCCGGCCCGGCGCCGCGCCGCCTCGGCCGTCAGCCGAGCGCAGCGAACCCCGGCACGCAGAACGCGAGCACGGCGGCCGCGACGAACACGCCGATCATCGTCAGCGCCTCGAGATGCAGGATGTTGCGGAACGTATGCGCGTCTTCGGTCGATGCGGTACGGCGCAGGCGCGGCAGCGCGGAGAAGCGGTTCAGCCCGCCGAGCACGAGCGCGAGCGCGACGAGCAGCAGCTTGAGCAACAGCACGCGCCCCCACGTGCTGCCGTCGAGCGGCGCGAGCGAGCCGCCGAGCCCGCGCACCGCATTGAGCACGCCCGTGCCGAGCACGAACACGACCGCGATCACCGACGTACGCGACAGTTGCTGGCTGATCCGGATCAGCGCGCCGCGCGCGACCGATGAGCCGAGCACCGGCAGCACCGCGAGCCCGCCCGCAAGCACGAGGCCGCCCCACACTGCGGTCGCGAGCAGGTGCAGCGTCTGCACGCCGACCGCCGCGGACAGCGGGCCGGTGTCGGCCGCATGGCCGAGCGACGCCTTGCCGGCTGCGACCACGATCACCGCGAGCCACAGCACCGCGTGCGCGACCGGGCCTTCCGGCTTTGCCAGCGCGACGATCGCGAGCACGACGGCGCCGGCGAACGCGACGCTCCACGCGAAGCCCGTGTGCGTCTGCGCGAGCATGACGGGAATCGCGGCGAACGCGCCGCCGAGCCCCGCGCCGCTCATCGACGCGGCCTCGTACACCAGCCAGCCGAGATCGGCGAGCACCAGCGCCAGCGCCGCCGCGACCAGCGAATGTTGCGCGCGCAGCCATGCAGGATGCGCCGGCGCGACGACCGGCCGCGCACCGTCCTTGCCGAGCCACGCCTTCAGCAGCGCCGAGCCGACGGCCATCGCGAACGTCGCATCCATCAGCGCCGCCAGCGCGACCTGCCCGATCCACAAGCTGTCGATCCTCATCGCGCGCGCCCTCCGGAGAACGGCCGGCCTGCGGCGCGGCGGCAAGTGGAACGACAGCGGGAAAATGGCAACGGCACGGTAGCGAACGTCATCGATGAATCCGGAAACGGGAGAAATGACTGGATCTGCGGCGGAGGCGGCGCCGCGCGACCCGCGAGTGTACGGTCTTCGATGGTCAAAGCGCACGCCGGTTCACACGATCCATGCGCAAAGCGCGTCAAATTGTCGCAAGTCGCAAACAGGCAGGAACCGATGTCCTTTTGCCAAATAGCCGTCATTACCCATCGATGATAGAATGCCGCGTCGCAGCAGCCCGGCTGTCCTGCCGTCCATGCGCCGAGCCGATCGTAGCCCGGACAGGTCCCCGACGAATAAACATGGAGTCTCGTGTGTCTTCAAGACGCCTCTTCCGTCCGTTGCTTGCCGTTCTCCTGATCGGTGGCGCGGGCCTTATGAGCGCTGCCCAAGCGCAGACCAAGCCCACGGAGCAAGCGCACGCCCAGCAGGCGCCGCTCAAGGCACCCGACACGATGGCCGAGCGCGTGCGCGGCTGTACCGCATGCCATGGCGTTCACGGCCAGGGCACGGACAACGACTATTTCCCGCGGCTTGCAGGCAAGCCGGCCGAGTACCTGTACAACCAGCTCGTCAACTTCCGTGATGGCCGGCGCAAGTACCCGCCGATGAACTATCTGCTGACGTACCTGAACGACGATTACCTGAAGGAAATCGCCGAGCACTTCTCCGCCGAGCGCCCGCCGTACCCGACGCCGGCCAAGCCGACGCTGCCGGCTGCCACGCTCGCGCGCGGCAAGCAGCTCGTCACGCAAGGCGATCCGTCGCGCAAGCTGCCGGCCTGCGTGGCCTGCCACGGCGCGGGGCTGACCGGCATGCAGCCGGCGATCCCGGGCCTCGTCGGCCTGCACGCGGATTACCTGAGCGCACAGCTCGGCGCATGGCGCTCGGGCAACCGCCACGCGAAGGCACCGGATTGCATGCATGAAATCGCGTCGAAGCTGTCGGACGAAGACGTGACGGCCGTGACCGCATGGCTCGCCGCGCAACCGGCGCCCGCCAACCCCGTGCCGGCCCCGGCGCGTTCGATGAAGACTCCGCTCGCCTGCGGCAGCGAACCGCAATAAGGCAAGGGAGACAGACACAATGAAACGCAAGTCCCTGTTTGCACTCTCGGCCGTCGCGATCGTCGCGGCTGCCGCCCTCGTGCCGGTCCTGTGGCCGGGCAACGACACGCTGCACGGCAACGCCGCCGTCGCGGCCACGCCGGCCGACCAGGCCGCGCTGATCAAGAAGGGCGAATACCTCGCGCGCGTCGGCGACTGTATCGCGTGCCACACCGTGCGCGGCGGCAAGTCGTTCGCGGGCGGCCTGCCGATGGCGACGCCGTTCGGCACGATGTACACGCCGAACATCACGCCGGACGACAAGGACGGCATCGGCAAGTGGACGTCGGACGACTTCTACCGCGCGATGCACACCGGCCGTTCGAAAGATGGCAGCCTGCTCTACCCTGGCTTCCCGTTCGCGAGCTACACGAAGGTCACGCGCGCCGACTCGGACGCGATCTACGCGTACCTGCGTTCGGTCCCGCCGGTCTCGGTGCCGAGCCGTCCGCATGAACTGAAGTTCCCGTTCAACAACCGCAACCTGCTGATCGGCTGGCGCACGCTGTTCTTCAAGGAAGGCGAATACAAGCCGGATCCGACCAAGTCGGTCGAATGGAACCGCGGCGCGTACCTTGTCGAAGGCCTCGGCCACTGCTCGATGTGCCACACGTCGATCAACATGATGGGCGGCCCGGTGAATTCGGCGGCGTTCGCAGGCGGCCTGATCCCGCTGCAGAACTGGTATGCGCCGTCGCTGACGAACGACAAGGAACTCGGCCTCGGCGACTGGCACGTGCAGGAGCTATCGGACCTGCTGCAGGCCGGCGTGTCGAACAAGGGCGCGGTGTTCGGCCCGATGGCCGACGTCGTGCACAACAGCCTGCAGTACATGAGCGACGAGGATACGCGCGCGATGTCGACGTACCTGAAGTCGATCCCGCAGAAGGCTGAAGCGCCGAAGAACATGCAGTACGAGCCGTCGAAGCAATTCGGCAACGCGCTGTTCGACCAGGGCAAGAAGATCTACGCGGACAACTGCGCGACCTGCCACGCCGAAACCGGCGCGGGCAAGCCGCCGGCGTATCCGCCGCTCGCGGGCAACCATTCGATCGTGATGGAATCGGCGGTCAACCCGATCCGCATGGTGCTGAATGGCGGCTATCCGCCGAGCACGTTCAAGAATCCGCGTCCGTACGGGATGCCGCCGTTCGCGCAGTCGCTGTCGAACCAGGAAGTCGCGGCGGTCGTCACGTATATCCGGATGTCGTGGGGCAACAACGGTACGCCGATCTCGCCGCAACAGGTGAGCGACCTGCGTTCCGCGCCGCTTGACTAAATAACGCGCGACACACACGGGGGCGCGGCTGCGGGAAACCGCAGCCGCGCCCCTTTGCTTTTTGCGACGCCGTTCCCCGCGCGGGCCGCGCGAGGCGTCGCCGATCATAAAACTCAAGAGTGGTATCTATGTCTTTCGAATCTCTCGGCTTGGCCGAACCGCTCGTCAAGGCGGTCAACGAGCTCGGCTACACGTCGCCGACTCCCATCCAGCAGCAGGCGATCCCCGCCGTCCTCGGCGGCGGCGACCTGCTCGCCGGAGCACAGACCGGCACCGGCAAGACCGCCGGCTTCACGCTGCCGATCCTGCAGCGCCTGCACACGTTCTACGCCGAACATCGCGGCGCGAAGCGCGCGGTGCGCGCGCTGATCCTCACGCCGACGCGCGAACTCGCTGCCCAGGTCGAGGAAAGCGTGCGTGCATACAGCAAATACCTGAAGCTGCGCTCGACCGTGATGTTCGGCGGCGTCAGCATCAATCCGCAGATCGATGCGCTCAAGCGCGGCGTTGACATCGTCGTCGCGACGCCGGGGCGTCTGCTCGACCACATGCAGCAGAAGACGATCGACCTGTCGGATCTCGACATCCTCGTGCTCGACGAAGCCGACCGGATGCTCGACATGGGCTTCATCCACGACATCAAGCGCGTGCTCGCGAAGCTGCCGCCGCAGCGCCAGAACCTGCTGTTCTCGGCCACCTTCTCCGACGAGATCAAGTCGCTCGCCGACAGCCTGCTCGATTCGCCGGCACTTATCGAGGTCGCGCGTCGCAACACCACCGCCGAAAGCGTCGCGCAGAAGATCCACCCGGTCGACCGCGACCGCAAGCGCGAACTGCTCACGCACCTGATCCGCGAACACAACTGGTTCCAGGTGCTCGTGTTCACACGCACCAAGCACGGCGCGAACCGGCTCGCGGAGCAGCTGACGAAGGACGGCATCAGCGCGATGGCGATCCACGGCAACAAGAGCCAGTCGGCCCGCACGCGCGCGCTCGCGGAATTCAAGAACAGCACGCTGCAGGTGCTCGTCGCGACCGACATCGCCGCGCGCGGGATCGACATCGACCAGCTGCCGCACGTCGTCAACTTCGACCTGCCGAACGTGCCGGAAGATTACGTGCACCGTATCGGCCGTACGGGCCGCGCGGGCGCGACGGGCGAAGCCGTGTCGCTCGTGTGCGTCGACGAGAAGCAGCTGCTGCGCGACATCGAGCGGTTGATCAAGCGCGAGATTCCGCAGGAAGTGATCGCGGGCTTCGAACCCGATCCGAACGCGAAGCCGGAACCGATCCAGCAACGCCGCGGGCAGCAACCGCGTGGCGGCCACGGCGGCGGCGGCAATCGCCAGCCTCGTGCGGGCGGCTCCGGTCAGCCGGCCGCGAAGCGCGACGGCAATGCGCAGCCGAAGGCCGCGAAGGCGGCCAAACCGCGTACGGGCGGCGGCGCGAGCGGCAACGCCAGCGGCGGTGCCCGCCCGTCAGGCGGCAACGGCGCGCGTCCCGCGAACGGCAATGCCGCGCATGCGAACCGCAACCGTTCGTCGCGCAGCGGCCAACGCGGTCACTGAAGCCGCGCGGCCGCGCGCCGCAGGTGCTCGACCTGGCGCTGCCAGCGCGCGAGCACCTCGGCGCGCACCTGCCCTTCCAGCGCGAACGTGACACCCGTCGCGAGACGCGCATAGCCAACCCGCTGCGCATCGCCGTGTGCGATCGTCGCGGCGAACCCGGCCAGTCCGCCGAAGTCCCCTTCGAGCGGCTCGATCCTCAGTTGTGCCTGAAAAAATGCGCCGTCCGCGACGAGCGTCAACGCGGCCGCGCGCCGTTGCGCCAGCGCGCGCGCCGCGCGCGATTGCGGCCAGAGTGCGAACAGCAACGTGCGCGCGTCGCGTGCATGAATTTCGCCGACGCTGAGCAGCGTCGTGCGCAGCTGACCATCGTCGGTCGCGACGATCAGCGATGCGGCGAAATCGGCATGGCGTTCGAGCGCGGTGCCGTCGAACAGCGCAACGACGGCCGGCGGCCACGCGTCGAACGTCCATTGTTCGAGCGCGTGGCGATGGGAATCGGTCATGATGGCGGCCCCGGTGAAAAGCAGACGATGATGCCGAAGCATACGCGCGCCGCGGGGCCCGCGGTGACACTCAGCGCATGAACACGTGCCGCGTGATCTTCGTCAGCGGATAGTGGACACTCGGCTGGATCTTCGCGGGGAGGTCGAGCGGTTTGAGCAGCATCTTCACGCACATGTCGGCCGACAGGTTGCGCCGCACGAGCGAGCTGATGCGCGCGGCGCGCTCGCGATTGTATTGATCGTCGCCGACCCGCTCCGGGTAGCGGATCGCGAATACGTGGCGCAGCGCGATCTCGGAATCCTCGTTCTTGATTTCCAGCACGCGGCGCATCAGCGCGCCGAGCACCGCGAGCCGGCCGTTGCCTTCGAGCTTGTTGTACTTCTTGAAGAACTTGAAGAAGTGCTTGTAGTGACGCACCTCGTCCGTGCGGATGTTGTCGGTGATTTCCTTCAGCACGGGCTCGTCCGAGCATTCGTTGATCGCGCGATAGAGCGTGGCCGTGCCCGTCTCGACGACGCAGCGCGCGACCATCTCGAGCGCGCGGGTCTTCTCGAACGCTTCGACCGAGCACGTCTTCGAATATTCGGCGAAGAAATTCGCGAACGCGGTATCCCAGTCGAACTCGGGCCACACATGTGCGATGTACGCCTTCAGCGCGCGCCCGTGCTGCAGTTCCTCGTGCTCCCACGCATTGTTGAGCCACGCGGACACTTCCGGATCGTCGTTGAAGAATTCGCTCAGGTTGCTCGTGTAGAGATCCGAGCCGCTTTCGATGAACGACGACGCGCACAGCAACAGCAGCAGGTCCTCGTTCGCGGCCGCGCGCTGACGATCGATCCGGTTCAGGTCGATGTCCTCGATACGCCACGGCATGACATGCGTCGTTTCAGTAGGCATGGTGGTGCGCTCCCAGTCGTCGCACGGCCGGCCGGCCCGATCTTCGGCACAGGCCCGGCGCGCCCGCAGGCGACGTTTTGCTTGCATTTTTAGTGAGTTGGTCCGGCCGAACCATCCTGGCATCTTAGCCGGACTTTTATGTTCGTGCTTCAGAGCACTGACCATACCCGATGGGCGCAGTTCCGCCGCGTATGTTGCGGTTCGTTAGATGAGTTGTTCGAACCGGTTGCGCACGTTCGACGAGATGCGCCGCGCAAAGCAAAACGGGCGGCCCTCCGGCCGCCCGTCGAGCGCGACACTGGAAGCGTTCCGTCAGAAACCGGCCGCGAGACCGTCGCGACGGCCGTCGCTCGCGGCCACGTAGCCGCGCTCGGGATCGTCGCGGTCAAGGCGCCACACGAACTGCCCCGAGCCGAAATCCATGTAAGGATCGTCGATCGACTTGATCGTGTGACCGCGCGCGGCGAGCGCGTCGACCGTGTCGCGATTCATCGTCGATTCGACATCGAGCGTGAAGTCGCGATTGACCTTCCAGCGCGGCGCGTCGCACGCGGCCTGAGGCTGCTGCCGGTAGCCGAGCATTCGCACGACGGTCTGCAGATGGCCCTGCGGCTGCATGTCGCCGCCCATCACGCCGAAGCTCATCACGGCCTCGGTGCGGCCGTCGACATCCTCGGTGACGAACGCCGGAATGATCGTATGGAACGGCCGCTTGCCGCCCGCGACGACGTTCGGCGACGCCGGGTCCATCGAGAAGCCGTGCCCGCGGTTCTGCAACGCAATGCCCGTATCCGGCACGACGAGCCCCGAACCGAAACCCATGTAGTTCGACTGAATGAAGCTCACCATCATCCCGCGCTCGTCGGCCGCCGACAGATAGATCGTGCCGCCAGAATGTGGCCGGCCCGCAGCGAAGTGCGTCGCGCGTGCGCGATCGATCAGCTTCGCGCGTTCCGCGAGATACGCGTCGTCGAGCATCTGCGCGGGCGTCACGTCCATCGCGCGCGGATCGGCGACGTAGCGATAGACGTCCGCAAACGCGAGCTTCATCGCCTCGATCTGCAGGTGCTGCGAGTCGGCCGAATCGACCGGCCACTCGGCCACGCCCGCATGCTCGGC
The sequence above is a segment of the Burkholderia diffusa genome. Coding sequences within it:
- a CDS encoding CopD family protein; amino-acid sequence: MRIDSLWIGQVALAALMDATFAMAVGSALLKAWLGKDGARPVVAPAHPAWLRAQHSLVAAALALVLADLGWLVYEAASMSGAGLGGAFAAIPVMLAQTHTGFAWSVAFAGAVVLAIVALAKPEGPVAHAVLWLAVIVVAAGKASLGHAADTGPLSAAVGVQTLHLLATAVWGGLVLAGGLAVLPVLGSSVARGALIRISQQLSRTSVIAVVFVLGTGVLNAVRGLGGSLAPLDGSTWGRVLLLKLLLVALALVLGGLNRFSALPRLRRTASTEDAHTFRNILHLEALTMIGVFVAAAVLAFCVPGFAALG
- a CDS encoding c-type cytochrome — encoded protein: MESRVSSRRLFRPLLAVLLIGGAGLMSAAQAQTKPTEQAHAQQAPLKAPDTMAERVRGCTACHGVHGQGTDNDYFPRLAGKPAEYLYNQLVNFRDGRRKYPPMNYLLTYLNDDYLKEIAEHFSAERPPYPTPAKPTLPAATLARGKQLVTQGDPSRKLPACVACHGAGLTGMQPAIPGLVGLHADYLSAQLGAWRSGNRHAKAPDCMHEIASKLSDEDVTAVTAWLAAQPAPANPVPAPARSMKTPLACGSEPQ
- a CDS encoding c-type cytochrome, whose amino-acid sequence is MKRKSLFALSAVAIVAAAALVPVLWPGNDTLHGNAAVAATPADQAALIKKGEYLARVGDCIACHTVRGGKSFAGGLPMATPFGTMYTPNITPDDKDGIGKWTSDDFYRAMHTGRSKDGSLLYPGFPFASYTKVTRADSDAIYAYLRSVPPVSVPSRPHELKFPFNNRNLLIGWRTLFFKEGEYKPDPTKSVEWNRGAYLVEGLGHCSMCHTSINMMGGPVNSAAFAGGLIPLQNWYAPSLTNDKELGLGDWHVQELSDLLQAGVSNKGAVFGPMADVVHNSLQYMSDEDTRAMSTYLKSIPQKAEAPKNMQYEPSKQFGNALFDQGKKIYADNCATCHAETGAGKPPAYPPLAGNHSIVMESAVNPIRMVLNGGYPPSTFKNPRPYGMPPFAQSLSNQEVAAVVTYIRMSWGNNGTPISPQQVSDLRSAPLD
- a CDS encoding DEAD/DEAH box helicase, whose amino-acid sequence is MSFESLGLAEPLVKAVNELGYTSPTPIQQQAIPAVLGGGDLLAGAQTGTGKTAGFTLPILQRLHTFYAEHRGAKRAVRALILTPTRELAAQVEESVRAYSKYLKLRSTVMFGGVSINPQIDALKRGVDIVVATPGRLLDHMQQKTIDLSDLDILVLDEADRMLDMGFIHDIKRVLAKLPPQRQNLLFSATFSDEIKSLADSLLDSPALIEVARRNTTAESVAQKIHPVDRDRKRELLTHLIREHNWFQVLVFTRTKHGANRLAEQLTKDGISAMAIHGNKSQSARTRALAEFKNSTLQVLVATDIAARGIDIDQLPHVVNFDLPNVPEDYVHRIGRTGRAGATGEAVSLVCVDEKQLLRDIERLIKREIPQEVIAGFEPDPNAKPEPIQQRRGQQPRGGHGGGGNRQPRAGGSGQPAAKRDGNAQPKAAKAAKPRTGGGASGNASGGARPSGGNGARPANGNAAHANRNRSSRSGQRGH
- a CDS encoding ferritin-like domain-containing protein; the protein is MPTETTHVMPWRIEDIDLNRIDRQRAAANEDLLLLLCASSFIESGSDLYTSNLSEFFNDDPEVSAWLNNAWEHEELQHGRALKAYIAHVWPEFDWDTAFANFFAEYSKTCSVEAFEKTRALEMVARCVVETGTATLYRAINECSDEPVLKEITDNIRTDEVRHYKHFFKFFKKYNKLEGNGRLAVLGALMRRVLEIKNEDSEIALRHVFAIRYPERVGDDQYNRERAARISSLVRRNLSADMCVKMLLKPLDLPAKIQPSVHYPLTKITRHVFMR